In Streptomyces nojiriensis, the sequence GGTCAGCAGCGCGGCGCCGACCACCGCCCCCGCCGCGGCGCCTCCGATGACGCTGACCGCGAGCAGCGGCAGCAGGGCCGCCAGGGCGCTGCGGAAGACGAGTACGTGCAACAGGACGATGACCGCGAGCATGGCGATGCCGACGACCGTCGAGCGGGTCTTCTCCGCGTCCGTCGTGTCCACCCGGTCGGCTATCCCGCCGGTGAAGCCCGTGCGCAGGCCGTCCTCCGCCAGAGCGTCCCGCGCCGAGTCCCGGAAGGCCCGGTAGGTTTCCTGCACCCCCGGATCGGCGGGGTTCCCCGTCAGTTCGACGGACAGCAGCCGGAAGGAGCGGTCGGGCGCCGTCATGGCCGGGCTGACCCGGGGGACCTGCGAATGGTCCTGTGCGAGCGGCATCGTCTCCTCGGTCCTGGGCATGGCGACGCGCTTCTCGGACAGCCGCGCGGCCTGCGCGTCGATGTGCTGCTCGTCGGCGGCGGTCAGCGGCGCCCGGTCCGAGCGGGCCACCAGCACGGTCAGGAGGTTGGCGTCCGGCTTCGCCCCGAACCGCTCCTCGGCGATCTTCAGAGCGGCCGCCGAGTCGTACTGCGCGGGCAGGAACCCGGCGTTGCCGGTCTGGACGGCGCGGAAGACGAACGCCTGTCCCAGGACGGCCGCCGCCAATCCCAGGACCACCCACAGGGCGATCACCTTCCACGGACTTCGCGTCGAGAATCCGGTCAGGGCGCGGATCACAATTCCTCCGGTCTGTGCGGTGCCGGCCAGGAGTTCCCGGCCTGACCCCAGACCATCAGGAGCGAGCGGGCGAAACGTCGGGTCGGGGGAGGATCCGTACCCCGGGACCAGGGTCCGGCCGTCCGTGCCGACCAGGACTCCGGTCCTGGTTCGGGCCCCGACCCCGGTCGGGTGGCACGGGCGGCGGCCGGTGCCAGAATGGATCACCGGGGGACAGCAGGAGCGGCATGGGGGTGGGCATGGGTACGGGTACGCGCACGAGCACGGCTTCGGTTTCGGGCACGGATACGGCCACGGATACGGCCGCGGGTGTGGACAGGGGCGGCGAGCGGGGGCCGTGGACGCGCAACGACGCGCTCGTGGCGATAGCCGCCGGCGCCACCGACCTCGTCGGCTTCTCCCTGGGATCCCTGACCGAGGGCGGATCCCTCAGCGTGACCGCTGCGGCCCTGCTGGTCGTCTCGGCGATGACCCTGCTCGCCCGGCGCGTCCACCCGCTGCCGGTCCTCGCCGCCGTACTGGCCCTGGGCGCCCTGGTGAACATGGCGGCCCCGCTGTCCCCGCACTTCACCCTCAGCCTCACGATCGCCCTCTACTCGGTGGCCAGGGTGAGCCGCCCCGCGGTGGTCGCGGTGACGGTGGTCGCGACGGTCCCGCTCGTCTCCGCGGGCCAGCACGGCTGGCCGCTGCCCTACGGGTGGTGGGGCCTGGCCGGAAACGCGGTGGCCGCCCTCATCACCGTCACCGCGGCCGTCGTGGTCAACCACCGCCAACGGGAGGCCGAGGCCCAGCGGACGCTGCTCGCCGACCGGGCGGTGGCCGAGGAGCGCCGCCGGATCGCGCGCGAACTGCACGACATCGTCGCCCACCACATCACCACCATGCAGCTGATGGCCGGCGGGGCACGGGCCAACCTGGCGTACGACCCCGAGGTGTCCCGGGAGGCGCTGGTCACCCTGGAGGACTCCGGGCGGATGGCGCTGCGCGAGATGCGCCAACTCCTCGACGTGCTGCGCGCCGGGGAGGAACCGGAACAGACCCCGCCGGCGCCGCAGCCCGGGGCGGACGATCTCGGCCGGATCATCACCGAGTCCCGGCTGGCCGGAACGGAGACCGAGTTCACCGTGGACGGGCCGGTCCGCCCGCTCCCGCCGACCGTGGGCCTCACCGTCTTCCGGATCGTCCAGGAGGC encodes:
- a CDS encoding sensor histidine kinase; amino-acid sequence: MDRGGERGPWTRNDALVAIAAGATDLVGFSLGSLTEGGSLSVTAAALLVVSAMTLLARRVHPLPVLAAVLALGALVNMAAPLSPHFTLSLTIALYSVARVSRPAVVAVTVVATVPLVSAGQHGWPLPYGWWGLAGNAVAALITVTAAVVVNHRQREAEAQRTLLADRAVAEERRRIARELHDIVAHHITTMQLMAGGARANLAYDPEVSREALVTLEDSGRMALREMRQLLDVLRAGEEPEQTPPAPQPGADDLGRIITESRLAGTETEFTVDGPVRPLPPTVGLTVFRIVQEALTNTRKHAGRARAHVRLTYRGDEVGVEVRDDGAGAQAPPARLTARSGYGLIGMHERVALQGGTLEAAALAGGGFRVAARIPLPVRDTA